The Balneolaceae bacterium genomic sequence CGCATTGGCGTTGGGGAGGAGGCCGGCCTGGGCGTCAGTCCTTCCAGGGAGGCTGAAGTCTGGCGTTGAGCCAGAGCCCTGTTCCGGCCAGCACCAGGAGCACGGCATTGCGTATAAGGGTGAATTCAATGCCGGAGGCAAAGCCGAAGGCGCCGAAACAGCCGCAGTTTTCAACGCTCATGCCTTGCAGGTAGAAATAGCCGAGCACGCCGATAAAGAAGAGAAAGAGGACGATGGAGCCCGTCAACGCGGTGCGCAGCAGCCTGTTGAAAATAAGCAGCAGGCCCAGGAGCAGTTCCGCGACCGAGATGGCCAGGACGATGGGCCAGGTATACTCTATGAGCCAGTAGAATTCCGTGGCCATCAGTTCCACCAGGTAGCGCGCGTCGCTGCTGTTGATGAGCTTCCCGATGCCCGAGAAGATGAAAAGCACGCCGAGGAAGGCGCGGATGGCGATGAGGGACCAGTGCTTGACGGGGAATCGGTGCTTCATGGACTCGGGATTAGACGAATTTCCTTTCGGCCGTGGAATGGTTATATACGGAGTAATGTAATGCTTTGCAGATTGGATCAAAACGAATGATATGAAGATAGTTATAAGCGGCGGGACTGGTTTTATCGGTACCCGCCTGACCGACCAGCTGCTCAAGGAGGGACACCTGGTGACCATCGTCACCCGAACGCCCGCCACCTACGAGAAGGAAAT encodes the following:
- a CDS encoding DoxX family membrane protein — translated: MKHRFPVKHWSLIAIRAFLGVLFIFSGIGKLINSSDARYLVELMATEFYWLIEYTWPIVLAISVAELLLGLLLIFNRLLRTALTGSIVLFLFFIGVLGYFYLQGMSVENCGCFGAFGFASGIEFTLIRNAVLLVLAGTGLWLNARLQPPWKD